One region of Vespula vulgaris chromosome 9, iyVesVulg1.1, whole genome shotgun sequence genomic DNA includes:
- the LOC127066159 gene encoding pre-mRNA-processing factor 39 isoform X2, translating to MSSASGDESEVTLAEPVQRTRSGRARKTPVVAKKSPVKKLLARATRSPKKIREIEGIEEESHVLEVVESLSENGVQRLNDIIIERHNDSAPMLHLELEDSGDTNVHEVTIDQSIQSEIGVPELEAPPPPNQEHSGTECDTIIIEESSMDKEDMLCETTQIEMEGQSISNDEISNQRVLIDFEEVVTEDGDTITQVTKILDTDGIHSDNVISHVDTGIEVMEVDDSQQEISEVVENIVDKVEPDAEAMETENIELSTIEITEGNESNFQIDNGIKKTEPDTEAVSEDELPNEAAAKEPETEAVSDEELPAAAPADLGETESVSEDELPPDSEKKRKSGIKSINKTPEKKAKTEGGNKRKLNAEGEYDPSSPTSENNDETPAKKVALSSETELGDNKLDIKPASPKKKTLPELEKYWKAVNEDPSDFTGWTYLLQYVDQENDAEAAREAYTKFLERYPYCYGYWRKFADYEKKKGNPENVQMVFDQGSKAISLSVDLWLHYINHCKTVYEKDEEKLREQYERAIQACGLEFRSDRLWESYIKWELEGKRLSRVTALYDRLLCTPTLGYISHFEAFQEFVSSNLPNRILSVDDFLALRAEVKALLKADDATSASAADDAPPGEEPPPHEMPPTDEETRAIREKIISSRRKMHKANVNAVAARWSYEEGIKRPYFHVKPLERCQLKNWKEYLDFEIEQKDQNRIIILFERCLIACALYDEFWMRFVRYLESLKGDNVEKIRDVYSRACMVHHPKKPNLHLQWATFEEGQGNFEKAATILENIDNVLPNMLQIAYRRINLERRRNDLEKACTLYENYISNSKNRTIANNIAVKYARFLCKVKNDVDKAIKVLLKATEKDKDNPRLYLQLIDLGLQRNPVDTQEVVGYMDMFIEREHADLEQRVLFAQRKVEFLEDFSPDIRQVLKAHEQFQKCIKQAKERKKTKSDDNKTDSSPPKKVKTGEQSNIPPPPSVGSQSYQYSSGPSGPYQSQQQFQGGQYGGQGGYQQGYQQYPPPSDPNYANYQNWQYGQGGPQAYGPYNQWGSYNYY from the exons atgtCCTCTGCGAGCGGTGATGAAAGCGAAGTTACTTTAGCTGAACCAG tACAACGTACAAGGTCTGGTCGTGCTCGTAAAACACCAGTGGTGGCGAAAAAATCACCAGTGAAGAAGCTTCTAGCGAGAGCTACTCGTTCCCCtaaaaaaattcgagaaattGAGGGGATAGAG gAGGAATCTCATGTGTTAGAAGTGGTAGAAAGCCTTTCTGAAAATGGTGTACAAAGATTGAATGACATTATAATTGAGCGACACAATGACAGTGCTCCTATGTTACATTTAGAATTAGAAGATTCAGGAGACACTAATGTTCATGAAGTTACAATAGATCAAAGTATACAGTCGGAGATAGGTGTACCAGAATTAGAAGCTCCTCCTCCAccaaat CAGGAACATTCTGGTACAGAATGtgatacaataattatagaaGAGAGTAGTATGGACAAGGAAGATATGCTTTGTGAAACTACACAGATTGAGATGGAAGGACAAAGTATAAGTAATGATGAGATAAGCAATCAACGTGTATTGATTGATTTTGAAGAAGTTGTAACAGAAGATGGTGATACAATAACACAAGTGACCAAAATTTTGGATACGGATGGAATTCATTCAGATAATGTAATCAGTCATGTCGATACAGGTATTGAAGTTATGGAGGTTGATGATTCACAACAAGAAATATCAGAAGTTGTAGAAAATATTGTGGATAAAGTGGAACCGGACGCAGAAGCAATGGAAACTGAAAACATAGAACTTTCGACTATAGAAATTACTGAAGGAAATGAGTCAAACTTTCAAATTGATAatggtataaaaaaaacagaaccAGATACAGAAGCAGTTTCTGAAGATGAATTACCTAATGAAGCAGCTGCTAAG GAACCAGAAACTGAAGCTGTCTCTGACGAAGAATTACCAGCAGCTGCTCCTGCTGATTTAGGTGAAACAGAATCTGTCTCGGAAGACGAATTACCACCAGatagtgaaaagaaaagaaaaagtggtaTTAAgtctataaataaaacaccAGAAAAAAAAGCTAAAACGGAAGGAGGAA ataaaagaaaattaaatgcagAAGGAGAATATGATCCTAGTTCTCCAACTTCTGAGAATAATGATGAGACACCCGCGAAGAAAGTCGCTTTATCCAGTGAAACAGAGCTTGGAGATAATAAACTGGATATAAAGCCAGCATcgccaaaaaagaaaactctcCCTGAATTAGAAAAGTATTGGAAAGCTGTCAATGAGGATCCATCAGATTTTACAGGGTGGACATATCTTCTACAATATGTTGACCAAGAG AACGACGCAGAGGCAGCGCGTGAAGCATACACCAAATTTTTGGAGCGGTACCCGTATTGCTATGGTTACTGGCGGAAGTTCGCTGattacgagaagaagaagggcaACCCCGAAAATGTCCAAATG GTATTCGACCAAGGTTCGAAAGCTATTTCACTCAGCGTCGACCTCTGGCTGCATTACATCAACCACTGCAAAACTGTCTacgaaaaggacgaagaaaaactTCGTGAACAATACGAAAGGGCTATTCAAGCGTGCGGATTGGAATTTAG ATCTGATCGTCTTTGGGAGAGTTACATAAAATGGGAATTAGAAGGAAAGCGTTTGAGTAGAGTAACGGCATTGTACGATCGATTATTGTGCACCCCTACCCTTGgatatatttctcattttgAAGCTTTTCAAGAATTCGTCTCTTCAAATTTACCAAACCGAATTTTAAGCGTCGATGATTTCCTTGCTCTCCGAGCCGAAGTTAAAGCTCTTCTAAAAGCAGACGACGCTACGTCAGCATCAGCTGCGGACGATGCGCCACCAGGAGAAGAACCACCTCCTCACGAAATGCCACCTACGGACGAGGAGACACGTGCTATCAGAGAAAAGATCATCAGTAGTAGACGTAAAATGCATAAAGCAAATGTTAATGCAGTGGCTGCTAGATGGTCATACGAAGAAGGG ATTAAGAGGCCATACTTTCACGTTAAACCTTTAGAACGGTGCCAGTTAAAGAATTGGAAGGAATACTTGGATTTTGAAATTGAACAAAAGGATCAAAATAGAATCATCATTCTTTTTGAAAGATGTCTCATAGCGTGTGCACTCTATGATGAATTTTGGATGCGG TTTGTACGTTATCTGGAATCATTGAAAGGTGATAatgtagaaaaaataagagatgtTTATTCGAGAGCATGCATGGTTCATCATCCGAAGAAACCTAATTTACATCTGCAGTGGGCGACCTTCGAGGAAGGTCAGGGCAATTTTGAAAAAGCTGCTACTATAttggaaaatatcgataatgtaTTACCCAATATGTTACAAATAGCCTATCGAAGAATAAATTTAGAACGCAGACGTAACGATTTAGAAAAAGCTTGTACATTGTATGAAAACTATATAAGCAACAGCAAGAATAGGACAATTGCTAATAACATTGCAGTAAAATACGCTCGTTTTCTTTGCAAAGTTAAGAACGATGTGGATAAAGCTATTAAAGTATTACTAAag gccacagagaaagataaagataaccCAAGATTGTACTTGCAATTAATAGATCTGGGGTTACAGAGAAATCCGGTTGATACGCAAGAAGTCGTTGGATACATGGATATGTttatagaaagagaacatGCTGATTTGGAACAAAGAGTTTTATTTGCACAACGTAAAGTAGAATTCCTTGAAGACTTCAGTCCTGACATTCGACAAGTTTTAAAAGCACACGAACAGTTCCAAAAGTGTATAAAACAGgcaaaagaacgaaaaaagacaaagagtgATGATAATAAAAC TGACTCTTCTCCTCCGAAGAAAGTGAAAACTGGAGAACAGTCTAATATACCTCCACCACCATCTGTAGGTTCTCAATCTTATCAGTATAGCAGTGGACCAAGCGGACCTTATCAGTCACAACAACAGTTTCAAGGTGGACAATATGGAGGTCAAGGTGGCTATCAACAAGGTTATCAACAATATCCGCCTCCATCAGATCCTAATTATGCAAATTATCAAAATTGGCAGTATGGACAAGGTGGTCCACAAGCATATGGACCTTATAATCAATGGGGttcttacaattattattaa
- the LOC127066161 gene encoding uncharacterized protein LOC127066161, with amino-acid sequence MASLRFSITKFVFCCNLFFLAFSNPTNISLQSVNDSLIQTALHSLNENSPTHHTYTGGQLINAEKLEELSHVIYRLTFNLNPVCKEIVISCPTEACTINLKQDEFGNVQVQSDSIQCTYLYPQSSQDNAMPEQNKEINHENHDFIENLNKQIIQNGTTASDHEMKSTRDQNDPQIIAVKTSDSNYCPGCPYDLNPDLPGFTAFNRQIEKQMDEILSNNFKHIVIDIVKATRVVPPSSNIIQYQLLVKVGESSCLKNVLTSSSDCTLQSNVPFKTCLVTFEEQPWQHDSRKITKNNCTTISNDEFSIAQNLINESYIIAKDNNQQQKDNAYEGLKSVLIDDFTRTSNFNTQKNEEPLVTEHPFVKLFVNKSNDEENLQSFTDKIKEFEEFLEDFDLPVKTNDNDNNQQPLVNEKEIILEEISVHNKDEKFNSQNNIIDSNLSFNKKKRSYSPALYDIVTRKKRALVGAPSDRNVSDPEIVQYANLGVTKLSQNLESTNEPILVEITEASAQVVSGMLYKIKVKLGVSDCPKGTKENCQLKEGSDLKECLFTIWSQPWLDKGSPDIKITCDHDARRKRSLKGANYIQKMLVQADNMRHERMFQDFIVNFNKNYLSDKERKYRFKIFQKNLKIIERLQTYEQGTGEYGVTMFADLTSEEFKKQYLGLRPDLRVENQIPIPQAKIPDIELPIEFDWRNYNAVTPVKDQGQCGSCWAFSVTGNVEGQYAIKHGKLLSLSEQELVDCDKLDDACNGGLPDNAYRAIENLGGLELESDYPYIGKDEKCYINQRKIKVEVVSAVNITSNETKMAQWLVQNGPISIGINANAMQFYMGGISHPFKFLCNPYNLDHGVLIVGYGIRKYPLFKKELPYWIIKNSWGPQWGEQGYYRVYRGDGTCGLNQMATSAVVE; translated from the exons ATGGCAAGCTTACGATTTTCTATAACGAAGTTCGTATTTTGttgtaatttgttttttctggCATTCTCCAATCCTACAAATATATCATTACAAAGTGTAAACGATTCGTTGATACAAACTGCATTACAttctttaaatgaaaattcgcCAACGcatcatacatatacaggAGGACAATTGATTAATGCTGAAAAATTA gaaGAATTGTCACACGTGATATATAgattaacatttaatttgaATCCTGTTTGTAAAGAAATTGTAATATCTTGTCCTACAGAAGCATGTACAATTAATCTCAAACAAGATGAGTTTGGCAATGTACAGGTACAAAGTGACTCTATtcaatgtacatatttatatcctCAGTCTTCTCAAGATAATGCAATGCCAGAACAAAACAAAGAGATAAATCATGAAAATCatgattttatagaaaatttaaataaacagaTTATACAAAATGGAACTACTGCATCAGATCATGAAATGAAATCTACAAGAGATCAAAATGATCCTCAAATCATAGCAGTGAAAACATCTGATTCTAATTATTGTCCTGGATGCCCGTATGACTTAAATCCTGATTTACCTGGATTTACTGCTTTTAATAGACAGATTGAAAAACAAATGGATGAgattttatctaataattttaaacatataGTAATTGATATTGTTAAAGCAACTCGTGTAGTTCCACCTTCTTCTAACATAATACAATACCAACTTCTGGTTAAAGTAGGTGAATCCTCTTGTTTAAAGAATGTATTGACAAGTTCCTCAGATTGTACATTGCAATCTAATGTTCCATTCAAAACATGTTTGGTTACATTTGAAGAACAACCTTGGCAACATGATAGtcgtaaaataacaaaaaataattgcacCACAATTAGTAATGATGAATTTAGTATAGctcaaaatttaataaatgagTCGTATATAATAGCCAAAGATAACAATCAGCAGCAGAAAGATAATGCTTATGAAGGCCTAAAGAGTGTTTTAATAGACGATTTTACACGTACTTCAAATTTTAATACtcaaaaaaatgaagaaccACTTGTTACAGAACATccatttgtaaaattatttgtaaataaaagtaatgatGAAGAGAATCTTCAAAGCTTTAcagataaaatcaaagaatttgaagaatttttagAAGATTTTGATTTACCAGTTAAGacaaatgataatgataataatcaacAGCCATTagttaatgaaaaagaaattatattggaagaaATATCAGTGCATaacaaagatgaaaaatttaattctcaAAACAATATAATTGATTCAAATCTATcctttaataagaaaaaaagatcctATTCACCTGCTCTTTATGATAttgttacaagaaaaaaaagagcattAGTTGGAGCACCTTCTGATAGAAATGTTAGTGATCCTGAAATTGTACAATATGCAAATCTGGGTGTAACTAAATTATCTCAAAATTTAGAAAGTACAAATGAACCAATCTTAGTAGAAATTACAGAAGCATCTGCTCAAGTTGTTTCAggtatgttatataaaataaaagtaaaattaggTGTAAGTGATTGTCCTaaaggaacaaaagaaaattgtcaATTGAAAGAAGGAAGTGATCTGAAAGAATGTTTATTCACTATATGGTCACAACCTTGGTTAGACAAAGGTTCTccagatattaaaataacttGCGATCATGATGCAAGAAGGAAACGATCTCTAAAAGGTGctaattatattcaaaaaatgtTGGTTCAAGCAGATAATATGAGACATGAAAGAATGTTCCAagattttattgtaaattttaataaaaattatttatctgataaagagagaaaatatcgcttcaagatatttcaaaaaaatcttaaaattatagaaagatTGCAAACATATGAACAAGGTACTGGAGAATATGGAGTGACTATGTTCGCAGATTTAACATCTGAAGAATTTAAAAAGCAATATTTAGGATTGCGTCCTGATTTACGTGTAGAAAATCAAATACCAATCCCACAAGCAAAAATACCTGATATTGAATTGCCCATTGAATTCGATTGGCGCAATTACAATGCTGTAACACCTGTGAAAGATCAAGGACAATGCGGGTCATGTTGGGCATTTTCTGTGACAGGTAATGTAGAGGGGCAATATGCCATAAAGCATGGAAAATTACTCTCATTATCTGAACAAGAATTAGTGGATTGTGATAAATTAGACGATGCTTGCAATGGTGGATTACCAGACAATGCTTATAGAGCTATAGAAAATTTAGGAGGGCTTGAATTAGAATCAGATTATCCATATATAGGCAAAGATGAAAAATGCTACATTAATCAACGTAAAATTAAAGTGGAAGTTGTTTCTGCAGTTAATATTACATccaatgaaacaaaaatggcACAGTGGCTAGTTCAAAATGGTCCTATATCTATTGGTATCAATGCTAATGCGATGCAGTTTTATATGGGTGGGATTTCCCATCCTTTTAAATTCTTATGCAATCCTTATAATTTGGATCATGGTGTTCTTATCGTAGGTTATGGAATACGTA AATATCcattatttaagaaagaacTACCATattggataataaaaaatagttggGGTCCTCAATGGGGTGAACAAGGATATTATAGAGTTTACAGAGGAGATGGAACTTGTGGATTGAATCAAATGGCTACAAGTGCTGTTGTTGAATGA
- the LOC127066159 gene encoding pre-mRNA-processing factor 39 isoform X1 — protein MSSASGDESEVTLAEPVQRTRSGRARKTPVVAKKSPVKKLLARATRSPKKIREIEGIEEESHVLEVVESLSENGVQRLNDIIIERHNDSAPMLHLELEDSGDTNVHEVTIDQSIQSEIGVPELEAPPPPNVNNMPNTPILSSLKVKEATHLMQEHSGTECDTIIIEESSMDKEDMLCETTQIEMEGQSISNDEISNQRVLIDFEEVVTEDGDTITQVTKILDTDGIHSDNVISHVDTGIEVMEVDDSQQEISEVVENIVDKVEPDAEAMETENIELSTIEITEGNESNFQIDNGIKKTEPDTEAVSEDELPNEAAAKEPETEAVSDEELPAAAPADLGETESVSEDELPPDSEKKRKSGIKSINKTPEKKAKTEGGNKRKLNAEGEYDPSSPTSENNDETPAKKVALSSETELGDNKLDIKPASPKKKTLPELEKYWKAVNEDPSDFTGWTYLLQYVDQENDAEAAREAYTKFLERYPYCYGYWRKFADYEKKKGNPENVQMVFDQGSKAISLSVDLWLHYINHCKTVYEKDEEKLREQYERAIQACGLEFRSDRLWESYIKWELEGKRLSRVTALYDRLLCTPTLGYISHFEAFQEFVSSNLPNRILSVDDFLALRAEVKALLKADDATSASAADDAPPGEEPPPHEMPPTDEETRAIREKIISSRRKMHKANVNAVAARWSYEEGIKRPYFHVKPLERCQLKNWKEYLDFEIEQKDQNRIIILFERCLIACALYDEFWMRFVRYLESLKGDNVEKIRDVYSRACMVHHPKKPNLHLQWATFEEGQGNFEKAATILENIDNVLPNMLQIAYRRINLERRRNDLEKACTLYENYISNSKNRTIANNIAVKYARFLCKVKNDVDKAIKVLLKATEKDKDNPRLYLQLIDLGLQRNPVDTQEVVGYMDMFIEREHADLEQRVLFAQRKVEFLEDFSPDIRQVLKAHEQFQKCIKQAKERKKTKSDDNKTDSSPPKKVKTGEQSNIPPPPSVGSQSYQYSSGPSGPYQSQQQFQGGQYGGQGGYQQGYQQYPPPSDPNYANYQNWQYGQGGPQAYGPYNQWGSYNYY, from the exons atgtCCTCTGCGAGCGGTGATGAAAGCGAAGTTACTTTAGCTGAACCAG tACAACGTACAAGGTCTGGTCGTGCTCGTAAAACACCAGTGGTGGCGAAAAAATCACCAGTGAAGAAGCTTCTAGCGAGAGCTACTCGTTCCCCtaaaaaaattcgagaaattGAGGGGATAGAG gAGGAATCTCATGTGTTAGAAGTGGTAGAAAGCCTTTCTGAAAATGGTGTACAAAGATTGAATGACATTATAATTGAGCGACACAATGACAGTGCTCCTATGTTACATTTAGAATTAGAAGATTCAGGAGACACTAATGTTCATGAAGTTACAATAGATCAAAGTATACAGTCGGAGATAGGTGTACCAGAATTAGAAGCTCCTCCTCCAccaaatgtaaataatatgcCTAATACACCTATTTTATCTTCACTTAAAGTAAAAGAAGCTACACATTTAATG CAGGAACATTCTGGTACAGAATGtgatacaataattatagaaGAGAGTAGTATGGACAAGGAAGATATGCTTTGTGAAACTACACAGATTGAGATGGAAGGACAAAGTATAAGTAATGATGAGATAAGCAATCAACGTGTATTGATTGATTTTGAAGAAGTTGTAACAGAAGATGGTGATACAATAACACAAGTGACCAAAATTTTGGATACGGATGGAATTCATTCAGATAATGTAATCAGTCATGTCGATACAGGTATTGAAGTTATGGAGGTTGATGATTCACAACAAGAAATATCAGAAGTTGTAGAAAATATTGTGGATAAAGTGGAACCGGACGCAGAAGCAATGGAAACTGAAAACATAGAACTTTCGACTATAGAAATTACTGAAGGAAATGAGTCAAACTTTCAAATTGATAatggtataaaaaaaacagaaccAGATACAGAAGCAGTTTCTGAAGATGAATTACCTAATGAAGCAGCTGCTAAG GAACCAGAAACTGAAGCTGTCTCTGACGAAGAATTACCAGCAGCTGCTCCTGCTGATTTAGGTGAAACAGAATCTGTCTCGGAAGACGAATTACCACCAGatagtgaaaagaaaagaaaaagtggtaTTAAgtctataaataaaacaccAGAAAAAAAAGCTAAAACGGAAGGAGGAA ataaaagaaaattaaatgcagAAGGAGAATATGATCCTAGTTCTCCAACTTCTGAGAATAATGATGAGACACCCGCGAAGAAAGTCGCTTTATCCAGTGAAACAGAGCTTGGAGATAATAAACTGGATATAAAGCCAGCATcgccaaaaaagaaaactctcCCTGAATTAGAAAAGTATTGGAAAGCTGTCAATGAGGATCCATCAGATTTTACAGGGTGGACATATCTTCTACAATATGTTGACCAAGAG AACGACGCAGAGGCAGCGCGTGAAGCATACACCAAATTTTTGGAGCGGTACCCGTATTGCTATGGTTACTGGCGGAAGTTCGCTGattacgagaagaagaagggcaACCCCGAAAATGTCCAAATG GTATTCGACCAAGGTTCGAAAGCTATTTCACTCAGCGTCGACCTCTGGCTGCATTACATCAACCACTGCAAAACTGTCTacgaaaaggacgaagaaaaactTCGTGAACAATACGAAAGGGCTATTCAAGCGTGCGGATTGGAATTTAG ATCTGATCGTCTTTGGGAGAGTTACATAAAATGGGAATTAGAAGGAAAGCGTTTGAGTAGAGTAACGGCATTGTACGATCGATTATTGTGCACCCCTACCCTTGgatatatttctcattttgAAGCTTTTCAAGAATTCGTCTCTTCAAATTTACCAAACCGAATTTTAAGCGTCGATGATTTCCTTGCTCTCCGAGCCGAAGTTAAAGCTCTTCTAAAAGCAGACGACGCTACGTCAGCATCAGCTGCGGACGATGCGCCACCAGGAGAAGAACCACCTCCTCACGAAATGCCACCTACGGACGAGGAGACACGTGCTATCAGAGAAAAGATCATCAGTAGTAGACGTAAAATGCATAAAGCAAATGTTAATGCAGTGGCTGCTAGATGGTCATACGAAGAAGGG ATTAAGAGGCCATACTTTCACGTTAAACCTTTAGAACGGTGCCAGTTAAAGAATTGGAAGGAATACTTGGATTTTGAAATTGAACAAAAGGATCAAAATAGAATCATCATTCTTTTTGAAAGATGTCTCATAGCGTGTGCACTCTATGATGAATTTTGGATGCGG TTTGTACGTTATCTGGAATCATTGAAAGGTGATAatgtagaaaaaataagagatgtTTATTCGAGAGCATGCATGGTTCATCATCCGAAGAAACCTAATTTACATCTGCAGTGGGCGACCTTCGAGGAAGGTCAGGGCAATTTTGAAAAAGCTGCTACTATAttggaaaatatcgataatgtaTTACCCAATATGTTACAAATAGCCTATCGAAGAATAAATTTAGAACGCAGACGTAACGATTTAGAAAAAGCTTGTACATTGTATGAAAACTATATAAGCAACAGCAAGAATAGGACAATTGCTAATAACATTGCAGTAAAATACGCTCGTTTTCTTTGCAAAGTTAAGAACGATGTGGATAAAGCTATTAAAGTATTACTAAag gccacagagaaagataaagataaccCAAGATTGTACTTGCAATTAATAGATCTGGGGTTACAGAGAAATCCGGTTGATACGCAAGAAGTCGTTGGATACATGGATATGTttatagaaagagaacatGCTGATTTGGAACAAAGAGTTTTATTTGCACAACGTAAAGTAGAATTCCTTGAAGACTTCAGTCCTGACATTCGACAAGTTTTAAAAGCACACGAACAGTTCCAAAAGTGTATAAAACAGgcaaaagaacgaaaaaagacaaagagtgATGATAATAAAAC TGACTCTTCTCCTCCGAAGAAAGTGAAAACTGGAGAACAGTCTAATATACCTCCACCACCATCTGTAGGTTCTCAATCTTATCAGTATAGCAGTGGACCAAGCGGACCTTATCAGTCACAACAACAGTTTCAAGGTGGACAATATGGAGGTCAAGGTGGCTATCAACAAGGTTATCAACAATATCCGCCTCCATCAGATCCTAATTATGCAAATTATCAAAATTGGCAGTATGGACAAGGTGGTCCACAAGCATATGGACCTTATAATCAATGGGGttcttacaattattattaa
- the LOC127066184 gene encoding 26S proteasome non-ATPase regulatory subunit 7 has translation MPSQEVVTTKVVVHPLVLLSVVDHFNRMGKIGNQKRVVGVLLGCWRAKGVLDVSNSFAVPFDEDDKDKSVWFLDHDYLENMYGMFKKVNAREKVVGWYHTGPKLHQNDVAINELIRRYCPNSVLVIIDAKPKDLGLPTEAYQAIEEVHDDGSPTSKTFEHIPSEIGAEEAEEVGVEHLLRDIKDTTVGTLSQRITNQLLGLKGLHEQIREIRDYLLQVGNGKLPINHQIVYQLQDIFNLLPDMTQSTFVDSLYVKTNDQMLVVYLAALVRSIVALHNLINNKLTNRDAEKKEMDKKDAKKDEKKEEDKKDEKEKGKTKSQ, from the exons ATGCCGAGTCAAGAAGTTGTTACTACAAAAGTAGTAGTCCATCCTTTAGTTTTATTAAGTGTGGTGGATCATTTTAATCGTATGGGAAAAATTGGAAATCAGAAAAGAGTGGTTGGTGTTCTTCTTGGTTGTTGGAGAGCTAAAGGTGTCTTAGATGTGTCAAACAGTTTTGCAG TACCTTTCGACGAAGATGATAAGGATAAAAGTGTATGGTTCCTTGACCACGATTATCTTGAAAACATGTATGGAAtgtttaaaaaagtaaatg cTCGAGAAAAAGTAGTAGGTTGGTATCACACAGGACCTAAACTACATCAAAATGATGTTGCAATCAATGAACTGATCAGAAGATACTGCCCGAATTCTGTATTAGTTATTATAGATGCTAAACCAAAAGATTTAGGTCTTCCTACTGAAGCATATCAAGCAATAGAAGAAGTACATGAT gATGGTTCACCAACATCTAAAACATTTGAGCATATACCTAGTGAAATTGGTGCTGAAGAAGCCGAAGAAGTTGGAGTAGAGCATTTATTACGTGATATTAAGGATACAACAGTTGGTACACTTAGTCAACGTATCACAAATCAACTTCTTGGGTTGAAGGGTCTTCATGAGCAGATAAGAGAAATTAgggattatttattacaa GTTGGTAATGGTAAATTACCAATAAATCATCAAATTGTTTACCAATTacaagatatatttaatttactacCAGATATGACACAGAGTACTTTTGTGGATTCATTATATGTTAAAACAAACGATCAAATGTTGGTAGTATATTTAGCAGCACTTGTCAGATCTATAGTCGCCCTTCataatttgattaataataagttGACCAATCGTGatgcagaaaagaaagaaatggacaAGAAAGATGctaaaaaagatgagaaaaaagaagaagataaaaaagatgaaaaagaaaaaggaaaaactaaaAGTCAATGA